The stretch of DNA ACAGACACTGTAGATCTATAATATATACTGTAGATCTATTATAGATAGATACTGTAGATCTATAATAGATACTGTAGATCTATAATAGATACTGTAGATCTATAACAGATACTGTAGATCTATGATAGAAAGATACTGTAGATCTATAATATATACTGTAGATCTATTATAGATAGGTACTGTAGATATATAATGGATACTGTAGATCTATAATATGTAGATACTGTAGATCTATAATAGATAGTGTAGATCTATAACAGATGACAGACTCACCTGTCTCCTATGTAACTATGTTTCACTCATATTTTACATGTatatatagttattattatattataataggATACATAGTTATTTTAATTGTCATATTGATATTTGTCTAgtacatgacctctgaccccatgacaagaagcagcaaaaactgtTAGAAACATGTGACGTGTTGAATCAAACATCAGACAGTGAACAGAAGGATGTTCAGAGTCAAAGGAAGAGCAGACTGAATTAAAACCACCGCTCTGGTTTACAGACGCCGTTTAAAACCACCGCTCTGGTTTACAGACGCCGTTTAAAACCACCGCTCTGGTTTACAGACGCCGTTTAAAACCACCGCTCTGGTTTACAGACGCCGTTTAAAACCACCGCTCTGGTTTACAGACGCCGTTTAAAACCACCGCTCTGGTTTACAGACGCCGTTTAAAACCACCGCTCTGGTTTACAGACGCCGTTTAAAACCACCGCTCTGGTTTACAGACGCCGTTTGGACCTGAACCTGtcgtttttcctgctgttcatacgtTACTGTCGTATGGGTGGATTCTTACCGAACAGGATGAAGAGGCAGTGAGGAGAGACGCTCTGAAACAACAAACACAGTCCGTTAAACAGGAAAGAGCTCTGATTGGCCGGCTGACCTCAGGACacgtgtgacctctgacctctgggttCAGGTTGGACACCAGCAGCACCGAGTGGACAGCAGGGGGCGCCATCTGGAGGGCAACCCGAGGAGGAGACACCAAGGAACCAGGAACGACTGGTACTGAGACACCTGGAGACACAACcgtccaatcagagcacagacagagacacagccgtccaatcagaacacagacagagacacagccgtccaatcagaacacagacagagacacaaccgtccaatcagaacacagacagagacacagccgtccaatcagaacacagacagagacacagccgtccaatcagaacacagacagagacacaaccgtccaatcagagcacagacagagacacaactgtccaatcagagcacagacagagacacaactgtccaatcagagcacagagACACAACCatccaatcagagcacagacagagacacaaccgtccaatcagagcacagacagagaaacaaccgtccaatcagagcacagacagagacacaactgtccaatcagagcacagacagagacacaaccgtccaatcagagcacagacacacacacaactgtccaatcagagcacagacacacacacacaactgtccaatcagagcacagacagagacacagccgtccaatcagaacacagacagagacacaactgtccaatcagagcacagacacacacacaactgtccaatcagagcacagacacacacacacaactgtccaatcagagcacagacacacacacacacacacacacacacacacacaaccgtccaatcagagcacagacacacacacacaactgtccaatcagagcacagacacacacacaactgtccaatcagagcacagacacacacacacaactgtccaatcagagcacagacacacacacacacacacacacacacaaccgtccaatcagagcacagacacacacacacaactgtccaatcagagcacagacacacacacaactgtccaatcagagcacagacacacacacacacacacacacaactgtccaatcagagcacagacagagacacaactgtccaatcagaacacagacagagacacagccgtccaatcagaacacagacagagacacagccgtccaatcagaacacagacagagacacagccgtccaatcagaacacagacagacacagccgtccaatcagaacacagacagagacacaactgtccaatcagagcacagacagagacacaaccgtccaatcagagcacagacagagaaacaaccgtccaatcagagcacagacagagacacaactgtccaatcagaacacagacagagacacaactgtccaatcagagcacagacagagacacagccgtccaatcagaacacagacagagacacagccgtccaatcagagcacagacagagacacaactgtccaatcagagcacagacagagacacaaccgtccaatcagaacacagacagaggcacaactgtccaatcagagcacagacagagacacaaccgtccaatcagaacacagacacatacaagtgtccaatcagagcacagacacacacacagaatcgtCCAATCAGAGCAGTTCTTGTGTCTCAGGTGCGTCTCACCTGTGTGTTGGTGGAAGGTAGGGGGGAAAGCTGTGGCTCCGTACGGCGGCAGGGCCACACCTGAAACAaatagaggtcagaggtcatgtgaggCGTCTGTGGTGGCGTGGGTGGGGGCGGGGCGGTGGGCGGTCTTACCGAAGGCGGCGGTGGGCTCCAGCTCTCCGGTCGGCAGGTCGGCTCTGGTGAAGTCCCGGCTCTTGTCGTTGTTGTACTTGACGTTGAGCGCGCTCAGTTTGGAGAAGTCGATGCGAAgcgtgcagcagttgttgtagatgttctgaCCGTCCAGCGCCTGACGCCGACGCCACGcacgaacaaacacacacaaacaccacgaAGACGAGCTCCGTTAAGATCCAGTTCATAGTCACACTTTCATCCAgttcatgtgacacaaacagaacacactTATGTTTATTTAGACCAGCTCTGTATTTATTTACTACCCCACCccgttcggtttgtttgtttgtttgtttaacactttagcagcaaaactattggttgaattcataccagactgggttcacagattaccactgacccagaatagatatgattacattttgggaaaagtaggtcaaagttaaaaaaaattttaattttttttttttttttttaaatcttcccatttatgAATGGGacgggggcggggtttgttgtgcctggcaccacttgtttattctatttaacctttatttaaccaggtaaattaGTTGAGAACTAATTCTCATtttcaacaagtgttcagagaacgcaaacctccgccaagcaccccaaacggtgtgcatgcgtggattgactatttctttttaaagtatgaatgtgcaaaacaaatttcatcatgatatttcacaaattgcattttttatgattttttgaaaatggtgcataaaaaataacaaaagtcaacagagcggaGCGGAAGAGAAATGAAGTGGAACCATATTTGGTACAAAGTTGaatcttggtcccagtcatgtgtctgtccaattagattcaattcacatcaatattagttgagttcttattttaaatgtgtgggaaatgggattttcaatgttcagtgtaaatgtccacagagtccacattccacagtggatgtggacaatttagttccacatacaagagactgttctaagctacaggtggatccaactggaggagaagcggagtcatttggaattttggatgaattttgcagcgtgtatgtgtgagcgtgtatatgtgagtgtgtatgtgtgagcgtgtatatgtgagtgtgtatgagtgagtgtgtatgagtgagtgtgtatatgtgagtgtgtatgagtgagtgtgtatgagtgagtgtgtatgagtgagtgtgtatgtgtgagcgtgTATATGTGAGcgtgtatgagtgagtgtgtatgagtgagtgtgcatgtgtgagtgtgcatgtgtgagtgtgtatgagtgagtgtgtatgtgtgagcgtgtatatgtgagtgtgtatgagtgagtgtgtatatgtgagtgtgtatgagtgagtgtgtatgagtgagtgtgtatgagtgagtgtgtatgagtgagtgtgcatgtgtgagtgtgcatgtgtgagtgtgtatgagtgagtgtgtatgagtgagtgtgtatgagtgagcgtgtatgagtgagtgtgcatgtgtgagtgtgtatgagtgagtgtgtatgagtgagtgtgtatgagtgagtgtgcatgtgtgagtgtgtatgagtgagtgtgtatgagtgagtgtgtatgagtgagtgtgtatgagtgagcgtgtatgtgtgagtgtgcatgtgtgagcgtgtatatgtgggtgtgcatgtgtgagtgtgtatgagtgggtgtgcatgtgtgagtgtgtatgagtgggtgtgcatgtgtgagtgtgtatgtgtgagtgtgcatgtgtgagtgtgtatgagtgggtgtgcatgtgtgagtgtgtatgagtgagtgtgtatgagtgagtgtgcatgtgtgagtgtgtatgagtgagtgtgtatgagtgagtgtgtatgagtgagtgtgtatgagtgagtgtgcatgtgtgagcgtgtatatgtgggtgtgcatgtgtgagtgtgtatgagtgggtgtgcatgtgtgagtgtgtatgagtgggtgtgcatgtgtgagtgtgtatgtgtgagtgtgcatgtgtgagtgtgtatgagtgggtgtgcatgtgtgagtgtgtatgagtgagtgtgtatgagtgagtgtgcatgtgtgagtgtgtatgagtgagtgtgtatgagtgagcgtgtatgtgtgagtgtgcatgtgtgagcgtgtatatgtgggtgtgcatgtgtgagtgtgtatgagtgagtgtgtatatgtgagtgtgtatgagtgagcgtgtatgagtgagtgtgtatgagtgagcgtgtatgagtgagtgtgtatgagtgagtgtgcatgtgtgagtgtgtatgagtgagtgtgtatgagtgagtgtgcatgtgtgagtgtgtatgagtgagtgtgtatgagtgagcgtgtatgtgtgagtgtgcatgtgtgagcgtgtatatgtgggtgtgcatgtgtgagtgtgtatgagtgagtgtgtatgtgtgagtgtgcatgtgtgagtgtgtatgagtgagtgtgtatgagtgagcgtgtatgagtgagtgtgtatgagtgagcgtgtatgagtgagtgtgtatgagtgagcgtgtatgagtgagtgtgtatgagtgagcgtgtatgagtgagtgtgtatgagtgagtgtgtatgagtgagtgtgtatatgtgagtgtgtatgagtgagcgtgtatgagtgagtgtgtatgagtgagcgtgtatgagtgagtgtgtatgagtgagcgtgtatgagtgagtgtgtatatgtgagtgtgtatgagtgagtgtgtatgagtgagtgtgtatgagtgagtgtgcatgtgtgagtgtgtatgagtgagtgtgtatgagtgagcgtgtatgtgtgagtgtgcatgtgtgagtgtgtatgagtgggtgtgcatgtgtgagtgtgtatgtgtgagtgtgcatgtgtgagtgtgtatgagtgggtgtgcatgtgtgagtgtgtatgtgtgagtgtgcatgtgtgagtgtgtatgagtgggtgtgcatgtgtgagtgtgtatgtgtgagtgtgcatgtgtgagtgtgtatgagtgagcgtgtatgtgtgggtgtgcatgtgtgagtgtgtatgtgtgggtgtgcatgtgtgtgtacgtgtgggtgtgcatgtgtgagtgtgtacgtgtgggtgtgcatgtgtgagtgtgtatgtgtgagcgtgtatatgtgggtgtgcatgtgtgggtgtgtatgtgtgagtgtgtatgtgtgggtgtgcatgtgtgagtgtgtatgtgtgggtgtgcatgtgtgagtgtgccCGTGACCTACCGCTTTGGCGTGCTGAGCGTGCACGGTGTCGCTGAACTGCAGCAGAGCCTGAAACTGGTTGTTTCTGGTGAATGTGATGATCTTCAACACGGAGCCGAACTTACTGAAAATCTGCAAAAGGAAGTGACATCACTGTGACATCACATCCACATAATCAATACAtatcaatatgtctgtgtggtcTGTGTCCCTCTGTGTCtgtccagtgtcagtcccagtccagtcccagcgtcagtcccagtccagtcccagtccagtcccagcgtcagtcccagtccagtcccagtccagtcccagcgtcagtcccagtccagtcccagtgtctgtcccagtccagtcccagtgtcagtcccagtccagtcccagtcccagtccagtcccagcgtcagtcccagtccagtcccagtccagtcccagcgtcagtcccagtccagtcccagtgtctgtcccagtccagtcccagtgtcagtcccagtccagtcccagtcccagtccagtcccagtccagtcccagcgtcagtcccagtccagtcccagtcccagcgtcagtcccagtccagtcccagtccagtcccagcgtcagtcccagtccagtcccagtgtcagtcccagtccagtcccagtcccagtccagtcccagCGTCAGTCCCAGCGTCagtcccagtccagtcccagtcccagtcccagcgtcagtcccagtccagtcccagtcccagtctgtCCTCTCTCACCTGCTGCAGGACCTCCAGAGTCACTGGGTAGAACAGGTTTTCCACTATGATCCTCAGGACTGGACTCTGGGCTGGAACGAAGGCCCGCTCCTCACCTCCGGACGCCATGTTCCCAGAATGCACCGCTGCTGAACTGATGGCGTGCAGCGCCCCGTGGGTTCTCTGTTCACAAACTTTGTGTAAATGCGCACGTTTACACCAGACACCACATGTTTGATGAGGACTGGTTTAAAATGTCACTGAtacagaagaggaagaagaccactggaaaaaatacacaAGAACTACAGTCCAGTATAGACTTtagaggattattattattattattattattattattattattattattattattattattattattattattattattctgagattaaagacagaattcagacttttgtcTCAGAATTCAGACAAAAACATCCTGACATTCAGGCAGAGTATGACTTGAGCTTTAGGAAGTGCAGGAGGAGTGAAGCAGGCTGACATAAGGACAGATTTAGGCGACTTTTGACACATCCGACGGTTTCCTGTTCAACGAGCAAAAGGAAGGGAAACAGACACCAGCggctttttcttcaaatgtaCAGACATGACTTTCAAAACAGAAGATTCACTCACCTTTAGTTCATCTGAGGAAAAAGTCCAAATTctgggattaaagtcagaattcagacttttgtctcagaattataataaaaatcggaccaatggtcctgtatcttagcggccaaattcaaagctttgggaaatgtatccagattcatttattctcccccagttctgtgtatttattctattacagaaatagtccatgttttgctcatattcaatcagatctgtcaaaaattcaaattcacacttgatatcattgatactgatttattggatcaatccacttcctatctcttataatgggaaaatttttcaaagtggcaccaaatccagaatcagatccaaataatttcaatcccttgtgttgacatcatcatacagaagctgtataccaagtttgaagtcaatcagaactggagttttagAGAAGaggacgattgaaagttttgtaacggacgacagacgacgacgacagacgacgacgacagacgacgacgacgacgacagacgacgctgCTGGacaccgcatgatgacaatagcttatggcctgtcggccatAAGCTAGAaaacatatattggaccttaatttttttttcctcttctgtacTTTGTCATTAACggatactgcaaaaaaaaaaaacaaaaaaacatcctatTTCTGATCAGTTTAAGTTAAAGATGATTGTTATAAAAGAACCCTGACTGTATCTAATAACAGTtaaaggtcaccaggaccaggagacagggttaaaggtcaccaggaccaggagacagggttaaaggtcaccaggaccaggagacagggttaaaggtcaccaggaccaggagacagggttaaaggtcagcaggaccaggagacagggttaaaggtcaccaggaccaggagacagggttaaaggtcagcaggaccaggagacagggttaaaggtcaccaggaccaggagacagggttaaaggtcaccaggaccaggagacagggttaaaggtcagcaggaccaggagacagggttaaaggtcagcaggaccaggagacagggttaaaggtcaccaggaccaggagacagggttaaaggtcacccgTTCTGACGCATACAAGACTCTGCAATCTAAATATTGCGAACGTCCGTATTTGATCATGTTAGCTCTCGTTTAGTTCCAGTTTAAAATTCATTTCTGTGACACATGTGTGCAGTGAAATGGGTGGGGCCAGTGCTCACCTGATTGGTCAGGTTGTCGGTCTTCAGCTCCCGGTGGGTGGAGTACTGGATGAAGACTGGCTGGTTTCTGACAGTGGGCGTGGCCGAGGTGTAGTAGTTCACCATGGTAACGGCTGCTTCCTCTGACGCCATCTCTAAAAACGCCTGAAAGACCAGAACACGAAAACCTGTTAGTGTCCACGTATGTGAGACAGCTGGGCTCACATGGACCTGTCTCACCCGTCTCCTGTCTCAcccacctgtctcacctgtctccTGTCTCGCCCACCTGTCTCACCCTCCTGTCTCACCCTCCTGTCTCACCCGTCTCCTGTCTCACCCACCTGTCTCACcctcctgtctcacctgtctccTGTCTCACCCACCTCTCTCACCCACCTGTCTCCTGTCTCACCCACCTGTCTCCTGTTTCACcctcctgtctcacctgtctccTGTCTCACCCACGTGTCTCACCCGTCTCCTGTCTCACcctcctgtctcacctgtctccTGTCTCACCCACCTCTCTCACCCACCTGTCTCCTGTCTCACCTACCTGGTTCTTAGCCCTTAGCGTTATTAGCTTGCTAACTCGGCCAAAGGGCAGAGCCAAAGCCAGGACTTCCTGTTCCGTGACCTCGGTCGGTAGCTGACGCAGGTGAAGGACCCGGGAGGGGACGAACTGAGCACGCTCAGAGACACACAGCCTGTCAGTGCCATCCactgtggacagacagacagacagacagacagacagacggtcaggtcacattttttttccaactttactgAAAACATTTGCGTGTACAatacataaattttgaacaaacaaataacaagatgtcaaaaaggaaaaagcatttcagcaaaaaagtttaagaaaatactgcatagatttaaagacacaaagcagaatagacaaataatagtataaaaaagtaaataaataaaaataagatttaacaaatataaataaataaatgcatcagagagttcagtcagtattaaagaattgtttataaattgccagggtgttagagcttttttttattatagataaattctaaagatttaatatatttttcaaattccaataggaagattttaaaatgtgggtgtgttttggtctatttatttttatgtatatgaaattttccaaataaaatgaacaaatttgcaacaaattctaaattgtgaatgtcatgtttaaaatacgtaattacattttgggatgttatagttatcttttcattacttttaaatatgatatatttttcagttttggaccagaaattagaagagtgttcacacagaaggaataagtgtagagtagtttcagagcaagaatgacaaaagttacacattTCTTCCACATCACAAAATTGAGACAAAATAGTGTTGGAGGGAATATCCAGACGGtcaggtcacatgaccacagatGTGTCAGGTGGATGAGGCAGACAGGTGGGACTCACCTGTGGGCAGGTGGGAGGAGCTCATGATCGCAGAGCAGCAGACAGAAGAAACCCACTCTGATTCCTGAGGAGACGGtgatcaataatcaataatcagATCAGCAGGTGTGTCTACACAGGTAACATGAAAGCTGATTGGTTCATTAATGAGgtttgaataataaaataaaacatttcaataACTGGTTTAATTATgaactattatgttattatgctattactgACGTCATCAAATATTTGAAATTTCTTTGAAGGAATTCTCTGTTCCAGTCTGTTTGTGTCTAAAACGACACTAGGGCTGtgcatcagcaagaatctggtgatatgatacagatcacaatactaggatcacaatgtgATATAccacgatatatcgtgatactgttaaaaaggcaaattttattggttttgtttctttattaaaagattatttcctggcaaacttgaattacagcagaaatctgcacaaatactaaacatatttttatttgatcagagcagGAAACACAGGACAGGGTCataaatgttccaactgtgttcaaactgaaattctgttttacagacattccagtttcagatcctgttcaaatgttcagattctattagt from Sphaeramia orbicularis unplaced genomic scaffold, fSphaOr1.1, whole genome shotgun sequence encodes:
- the LOC115416143 gene encoding polypyrimidine tract-binding protein 3-like isoform X2, which translates into the protein MSSSHLPTVDGTDRLCVSERAQFVPSRVLHLRQLPTEVTEQEVLALALPFGRVSKLITLRAKNQAFLEMASEEAAVTMVNYYTSATPTVRNQPVFIQYSTHRELKTDNLTNQRTHGALHAISSAAVHSGNMASGGEERAFVPAQSPVLRIIVENLFYPVTLEVLQQIFSKFGSVLKIITFTRNNQFQALLQFSDTVHAQHAKAALDGQNIYNNCCTLRIDFSKLSALNVKYNNDKSRDFTRADLPTGELEPTAAFGVALPPYGATAFPPTFHQHTGVSVPVVPGSLVSPPRVALQMAPPAVHSVLLVSNLNPESVSPHCLFILFGVYGDVQRVKILFNKKENALVQMSDATQAQLAMSHLNGQRLHGNVIRVTLSKHPVVQLPRGAAGQEEQALTRDYAGSALHRFKKPGSKNFNNIFPPSATLHLSNIPSSVTEDVLKDLFSSGGFTVKAFKFFQKDRKMALMQLASVDEAIEALVTLHDRQLDHNQHLRVSFSKSTI